Proteins found in one Chlamydia pneumoniae TW-183 genomic segment:
- the rpoC gene encoding DNA-directed RNA polymerase subunit beta', with amino-acid sequence MFGENSRDIGVLSKEGLFDKLEIGIASDITIRDKWSCGEIKKPETINYRTFKPEKGGLFCEKIFGPTKDWECCCGKYKKIKHKGIVCDRCGVEVTLSKVRRERMAHIELAVPIVHIWFFKTTPSRIGNVLGMTASDLERVIYYEEYVVIDPGKTDLTKKQLLNDAQYREVVEKWGKDAFVAKMGGEAIYDLLKSEDLQSLLKDLKERLRKTKSQQARMKLAKRLKIIEGFVSSSNHPEWMVLKNIPVVPPDLRPLVPLDGGRFATSDLNDLYRRVINRNNRLKAILRLKTPEVIVRNEKRMLQEAVDALFDNGRHGHPVMGAGNRPLKSLSEMLKGKNGRFRQNLLGKRVDYSGRSVIIVGPELKFNQCGLPKEMALELFEPFIIKRLKDQGSVYTIRSAKKMIQRGAPEVWDVLEEIIKGHPVLLNRAPTLHRLGIQAFEPVLIEGKAIRIHPLVCAAFNADFDGDQMAVHVPLSVEAQLEAKVLMMAPDNIFLPSSGKPVAIPSKDMTLGLYYLMADPTYFPEEHGGKTKIFKDEIEVLRALNNGGFIDDVFGDRRDETGRGIHIHEKIKVRIDGQIIETTPGRVLFNRIVPKELGFQNYSMPSKRISELILQCYKKVGLEATVRFLDDLKDLGFIQATKAAISMGLKDVRIPDIKSHILKDAYDKVAIVKKQYDDGIITEGERHSKTISIWTEVSEQLSDALYVEISKQTRSKHNPLFLMIDSGARGNKSQLKQLGALRGLMAKPNGAIIESPITSNFREGLTVLEYSISSHGARKGLADTALKTADSGYLTRRLVDVAQDVIITEKDCGTLNHIEISAIGQGSEELLPLKDRIYGRTVAEDVYQPGDKSRLLAQSGDVLNSVQAEAIDDAGIETIKIRSTLTCESPRGVCAKCYGLNLANGRLIGMGEAVGIIAAQSIGEPGTQLTMRTFHLGGIAATSSTPEIITNSDGILVYMDLRVVLGQEGHNLVLNKKGALHVVGDEGRTLNEYKKLLSTKSIESLEVFPVELGVKILVADGTPVSQGQRIAEVELHNIPIICDKPGFIKYEDLVEGISTEKVVNKNTGLVELIVKQHRGELHPQIAIYDDADLSELVGTYAIPSGAIISVEEGQRVDPGMLLARLPRGAIKTKDITGGLPRVAELVEARKPEDAADIAKIDGVVDFKGIQKNKRILVVCDEMTGMEEEHLIPLTKHLIVQRGDSVIKGQQLTDGLVVPHEILEICGVRELQKYLVNEVQEVYRLQGVDINDKHIEIIVRQMLQKVRITDPGDTTLLFGEDVNKKEFYEENRRTEEDGGKPAQAVPVLLGITKASLGTESFISAASFQDTTRVLTDAACCSKTDYLLGFKENVIMGHMIPGGTGFETHKRIKQYLEKEQEDLVFDFVSETECVC; translated from the coding sequence TCCTATTGTCCATATTTGGTTTTTCAAAACAACTCCATCACGCATTGGTAATGTTCTTGGAATGACAGCTTCGGATCTGGAACGTGTCATTTATTATGAAGAATATGTAGTTATTGACCCAGGTAAGACAGACCTAACTAAAAAACAACTTCTTAATGATGCGCAATATCGTGAAGTTGTTGAGAAGTGGGGTAAGGACGCTTTCGTTGCTAAAATGGGTGGCGAAGCTATCTATGATTTGCTTAAATCCGAAGATCTCCAAAGCTTGCTTAAAGATCTTAAAGAGCGTTTACGCAAAACAAAATCTCAGCAAGCGAGAATGAAGTTAGCCAAACGTCTTAAAATCATTGAGGGATTTGTTTCTTCATCCAACCACCCGGAGTGGATGGTATTAAAAAATATCCCAGTAGTTCCACCTGATCTCCGTCCTCTTGTTCCTTTAGATGGCGGTCGTTTTGCGACTTCTGATTTAAACGATCTCTACCGCCGTGTAATTAATCGTAACAATCGTCTTAAAGCGATCTTACGTTTAAAAACACCAGAGGTTATTGTTCGTAATGAAAAGCGTATGCTTCAAGAAGCTGTTGATGCTCTTTTTGATAACGGTCGACATGGTCATCCGGTCATGGGAGCTGGAAACCGACCATTGAAATCCTTGTCAGAAATGTTAAAGGGAAAAAATGGACGCTTCCGTCAAAATCTTTTAGGAAAACGTGTTGACTACTCTGGACGTTCTGTAATTATTGTTGGTCCTGAATTGAAGTTTAATCAATGCGGATTGCCTAAGGAAATGGCTTTAGAGCTATTCGAACCCTTTATTATTAAAAGACTAAAAGATCAAGGCAGCGTTTATACCATTCGTTCTGCTAAGAAAATGATTCAACGAGGAGCCCCAGAAGTTTGGGACGTTCTCGAAGAGATCATTAAGGGACATCCAGTACTTCTTAACCGAGCACCTACATTGCACCGTTTAGGAATTCAAGCTTTCGAACCTGTATTGATAGAAGGTAAAGCGATTCGTATACACCCCCTAGTTTGCGCAGCGTTTAACGCTGACTTCGACGGAGACCAAATGGCCGTGCACGTTCCTCTATCTGTAGAGGCACAACTGGAAGCTAAAGTTTTAATGATGGCTCCAGACAACATCTTCCTTCCTTCCTCAGGAAAGCCTGTGGCTATTCCTTCGAAAGATATGACTTTAGGATTATATTATCTGATGGCAGATCCTACCTATTTTCCTGAAGAACATGGAGGAAAAACTAAGATATTTAAAGATGAAATCGAAGTATTGCGTGCTTTAAATAACGGTGGATTCATTGATGATGTTTTCGGAGATCGTCGTGATGAAACAGGACGCGGTATCCATATTCATGAAAAGATTAAAGTGCGTATTGATGGACAAATTATTGAGACAACCCCAGGAAGGGTATTGTTCAACAGAATTGTTCCTAAAGAACTCGGCTTCCAAAATTACAGCATGCCAAGTAAGCGTATAAGTGAGCTTATTTTACAGTGCTATAAGAAAGTCGGTTTAGAAGCTACTGTACGTTTCTTAGATGACCTTAAAGATCTTGGATTTATTCAAGCTACAAAAGCCGCAATCTCTATGGGATTGAAGGATGTTCGTATTCCTGATATCAAGAGTCATATCCTCAAAGATGCCTACGATAAGGTTGCTATCGTCAAAAAACAATATGATGATGGGATCATTACTGAAGGGGAGCGTCATTCCAAAACTATTAGTATTTGGACTGAAGTTTCCGAACAGCTTTCAGATGCCCTCTATGTTGAAATTAGCAAACAAACACGTAGCAAGCATAACCCCTTGTTCCTGATGATTGATTCTGGAGCCCGAGGTAATAAATCCCAGTTGAAACAGTTGGGAGCGTTACGAGGATTAATGGCGAAGCCAAACGGAGCAATTATTGAATCTCCAATTACTTCGAACTTTAGAGAAGGATTGACAGTTTTAGAGTACTCCATCTCCTCACACGGTGCGAGAAAAGGTTTAGCCGATACAGCTCTAAAAACTGCCGACTCCGGATACTTAACACGTAGACTTGTAGACGTAGCCCAAGACGTGATCATTACCGAAAAAGATTGCGGTACGTTAAATCACATTGAGATTTCTGCAATAGGTCAAGGTTCTGAAGAACTCTTGCCTCTTAAAGATCGTATCTATGGACGTACTGTAGCTGAAGATGTCTATCAACCAGGTGATAAAAGTCGACTACTTGCTCAATCGGGTGATGTACTCAACTCCGTACAAGCAGAAGCAATTGATGATGCCGGTATTGAGACAATTAAGATTCGTTCTACATTAACGTGCGAAAGTCCTCGCGGAGTTTGTGCAAAGTGTTACGGCCTCAATTTAGCTAATGGTAGACTCATTGGCATGGGTGAAGCTGTTGGTATTATTGCTGCTCAGTCGATTGGGGAACCTGGAACTCAGTTAACAATGAGAACGTTCCACCTAGGGGGTATTGCTGCTACGTCTTCAACTCCTGAGATTATTACGAATAGTGATGGTATCTTAGTCTACATGGATCTCCGTGTTGTTCTGGGGCAAGAAGGTCACAATCTTGTCTTGAATAAGAAGGGAGCTTTACATGTTGTAGGTGATGAAGGTCGTACTCTCAATGAGTATAAAAAGCTGCTTTCAACCAAGTCTATAGAAAGCCTAGAGGTATTTCCTGTAGAACTAGGAGTGAAAATTCTTGTTGCTGACGGAACTCCTGTTTCTCAAGGACAAAGAATCGCAGAAGTTGAACTACACAATATTCCTATCATTTGCGATAAGCCTGGCTTTATTAAATATGAAGATTTGGTTGAGGGAATCTCTACAGAGAAAGTTGTGAACAAGAACACAGGACTTGTTGAACTTATTGTGAAACAGCACCGAGGGGAGTTACATCCTCAGATTGCTATCTATGATGATGCTGACTTGTCAGAACTTGTCGGAACCTATGCGATTCCTTCAGGAGCGATTATCTCTGTAGAAGAAGGACAACGGGTTGATCCAGGTATGTTGTTAGCTAGACTTCCTCGCGGAGCTATCAAAACAAAAGATATTACTGGCGGTTTGCCTCGTGTTGCTGAATTAGTAGAAGCTCGTAAACCTGAAGATGCTGCTGACATCGCCAAAATTGATGGTGTTGTTGACTTCAAAGGAATTCAAAAGAACAAACGTATTCTTGTTGTCTGTGATGAAATGACAGGTATGGAAGAAGAACATCTGATTCCATTAACCAAACATTTGATTGTACAACGTGGAGATAGTGTGATTAAAGGGCAGCAGCTTACCGATGGTTTAGTTGTTCCTCATGAAATCCTAGAAATTTGCGGAGTTCGTGAACTTCAGAAGTACCTGGTAAATGAGGTGCAGGAAGTTTACCGTCTGCAGGGCGTTGACATTAACGATAAGCATATTGAAATTATTGTTCGTCAGATGTTACAAAAAGTACGAATTACTGACCCAGGTGATACGACTCTGCTCTTTGGCGAAGACGTGAATAAGAAAGAGTTTTATGAAGAAAATCGTCGTACCGAAGAAGACGGTGGTAAGCCAGCTCAAGCTGTTCCCGTCTTATTGGGAATTACGAAAGCTTCTTTGGGTACGGAATCGTTTATATCAGCAGCTTCTTTCCAAGACACAACTCGAGTCTTAACAGATGCAGCTTGTTGTAGCAAAACCGACTACCTTCTTGGATTTAAGGAAAATGTGATCATGGGTCATATGATTCCTGGTGGTACAGGCTTTGAAACGCATAAGCGTATTAAGCAGTATCTAGAAAAAGAACAAGAAGATCTCGTTTTTGATTTTGTTAGTGAAACAGAGTGTGTTTGTTAA
- the tal gene encoding transaldolase produces MSNQFDQLKKLSTIVCDSGDPELVKASGSQDATTNPSLILKVAQEPKFQELLNEAVVWGIRQNGDDLQTLSFILDKIQVNFALEIIKNIPGRISLEIDARLSFNVEAMVQRAVFLSQLFEAMGGDKKRLLVKIPGTWEGIRAVEFLEAKGIACNVTLIFNLVQAIAAAKAKATLISPFVGRIYDWWIAAYGDEGYSIDADPGVASVSNIYAYYKKFGIPTQIMAASFRTKEQVLALAGCDLLTISPKLLDELKKSQHPVKKELDPAEAKKLDVQPIELTESFFRFLMNEDAMATEKLAEGIRIFAGDTQILETAITEFIKQIAAEGA; encoded by the coding sequence ATGTCTAACCAATTTGATCAATTAAAGAAGTTGAGCACTATCGTTTGTGATAGCGGAGACCCAGAGCTAGTTAAAGCCTCGGGATCTCAAGACGCTACAACAAACCCTTCTTTGATCTTAAAAGTGGCCCAAGAACCCAAATTTCAAGAGCTATTAAACGAAGCTGTAGTTTGGGGAATCCGACAGAACGGTGATGATCTTCAGACTCTTTCTTTTATTTTAGACAAAATTCAGGTTAACTTTGCTCTAGAAATTATCAAAAATATCCCTGGTAGAATTTCTCTTGAAATTGACGCTAGGCTTTCTTTCAACGTTGAAGCTATGGTACAGCGTGCCGTATTCCTTTCGCAGCTTTTCGAAGCTATGGGAGGAGATAAAAAGCGCCTGTTAGTAAAGATTCCTGGAACTTGGGAAGGTATTCGAGCTGTTGAATTTTTAGAAGCAAAGGGCATAGCATGTAATGTCACTTTGATTTTTAATTTAGTTCAAGCGATTGCAGCTGCTAAAGCTAAAGCAACTTTAATTTCTCCTTTTGTTGGCCGTATTTATGATTGGTGGATCGCGGCTTATGGTGATGAAGGTTACTCTATAGATGCAGATCCAGGTGTCGCTTCAGTATCAAATATTTACGCGTATTACAAAAAATTCGGTATTCCTACGCAAATTATGGCAGCATCTTTTCGTACAAAAGAGCAGGTACTAGCATTAGCTGGTTGCGATCTTTTAACGATATCTCCAAAGCTGCTGGATGAGCTAAAGAAATCTCAACACCCAGTAAAAAAAGAATTAGATCCTGCAGAAGCTAAAAAGTTAGATGTGCAGCCAATAGAACTCACAGAAAGCTTTTTTCGCTTTTTAATGAATGAGGATGCTATGGCTACAGAAAAACTTGCTGAAGGAATTCGGATATTTGCAGGAGATACTCAAATTCTTGAGACTGCAATTACAGAGTTTATAAAGCAAATTGCTGCAGAAGGTGCGTAA